A part of Oncorhynchus masou masou isolate Uvic2021 chromosome 30, UVic_Omas_1.1, whole genome shotgun sequence genomic DNA contains:
- the LOC135521747 gene encoding oxidative stress-induced growth inhibitor 2-like isoform X2 — protein MPLLEETTREHPPTLPVVIIGNGPSGICLSYLLSGYKPYLDPSAVHPNPVLYRKLQETRHLPITEQDLEYLSEGLEGRSGNPVAVLFDTLLHPNADFGYEFPPVLQWRRDKQQHLPHLVLGRATPGGAWHVMEGSMLTISLGIWMELPGINYRDLTNNGKCRGVTNNRATPEEISSYYRNYVKLMGLKQNFVDNTYVTSVQKLFRGPEGEGLENGHGGLGEEGKGVYEGGKGVYEGRESEGVDEGGGGGLWEVRGYQRVQGDTHIPFCLFSENVVLATGASDSPAQLCVEGEELPFVFHSISALGLAVSRKKLGPNSDPVLIVGAGLSAADAVLCACNNNISVLHAFRKHVDDPGLIFKQLPKTLYPEYHKVYHMMHSQTHATPNMAATSTTNGLPSMAASVCSKMCSKPQHTTTNMASNGGPVLFPDYTSFPEHCVESFQPDMKCVLQGSNSLKAFKISMALVLIGTHPNLFFLKGQGQYLGLDPTKPISCKQNPVDVHPYTFECTKDPGLFAMGPLVGDNFVRFLKGGALGIASCLLKRLKKKGKLIAEGGGVGGQFI, from the exons ATGCCTCTTCTGGAAGAGACCACTCGAGAGCATCCCCCCACACTGCCTGTGGTCATCATAG GTAACGGGCCATCAGGTATCTGCCTGTCCTACCTGCTGAGTGGCTACAAGCCCTACCTGGACCCTTCAGCTGTTCACCCAAACCCTGTTCTGTACAGGAAGTTACAGGAGACCAGACACCTGCCCATCACTGAACAG GATCTAGAGTATCTGAGTGAAGGTCTGGAGGGGCGGTCAGGAAACCCTGTAGCAGTGCTGTTTGACACCCTGCTGCACCCCAATGCGGATTTTGGCTACGAGTTTCCTCCTGTGCTACAGTGGAGAAGAGACAAGCAGCAGCACCTCCCTCACCTGGTGCTGGGCAGGGCAACGCCTGGAGGGGCCTGGCAC gTGATGGAGGGCTCCATGCTGACCATCagtctgggcatctggatggaacTGCCAGGGATCAACTACCGAGACCTGACTAACAATGGCAAATGCAG GGGCGTGACCAACAACCGGGCCACTCCAGAGGAGATCTCGTCTTACTACCGTAACTACGTCAAGCTGATGGGCCTGAAGCAGAACTTTGTTGACAACACCTACGTGACCTCTGTGCAGAAACTTTTCCGTGGACCTGAGGGCGAGGGTCTAGAGAATGGTCATGGAGGGTTGGGGGAAGAGGGAAAGGGTGTGTACGAGGGGGGAAAGGGGGTGTAcgaggggagggagagtgagggtgtagatgaagggggaggTGGGGGCCTGTGGGAGGTGAGGGGGTACCAGCGGGTGCAGGGCGACACCCACATTCCCTTCTGCCTGTTTTCAGAGAATGTAGTTCTGGCCACGGGCGCGTCTGATTCGCCAGCTCAGCTctgtgtggagggggaggagcttCCCTTCGTGTTCCACAGCATCTCTGCCCTGGGATTGGCTGTGAGCCGGAAGAAGCTTGGGCCAAACTCTGATCCGGTGCTGATTGTGGGGGCGGGGTTAAGCGCGGCGGATGCGGTTTTGTGCGCTTGTAACAACAACATTTCCGTGCTGCATGCCTTCCGCAAACACGTAGACGACCCAGGCCTCATCTTTAAACAGCTACCGAAGACCCTCTACCCAGAATACCACAAGGTCTACCACATGATGCACTCCCAGACCCACGCAACACCAAACATGGCTGCCACCTCCACCACCAATGGCCTTCCCAGCATGGCCGCCTCAGTCTGCTCCAAGATGTGCTCCAAGccccaacacaccacaactaACATGGCCTCCAatggtggtcccgttctgttcCCTGACTACACCAGCTTCCCAGAGCACTGCGTGGAGTCCTTCCAGCCAGACATGAAGTGTGTCCTGCAGGGGAGCAACTCCCTCAAGGCCTTTAAGATCTCCATGGCCCTGGTGTTGATCGGCACCCATCCCAACCTGTTCTTCCTCAAGGGCCAGGGCCAGTACCTGGGACTGGACCCCACCAAACCCATCTCCTGCAAGCAGAACCCCGTGGATGTGCACCCCTACACCTTCGAGTGCACCAAGGACCCAGGACTGTTCGCCATGGGCCCGCTGGTGGGAGACAACTTTGTTCGCTTCCTAAAGGGCGGGGCTCTAGGCATTGCCTCTTGCCTGCTCAAGAGACTGAAGAAGAAAGGCAAGCTGATCGCAGAAGGGGGAGGAGTAGGAGGGCAGTTTATCTAG
- the LOC135521747 gene encoding oxidative stress-induced growth inhibitor 2-like isoform X1 has protein sequence MKDCLQPPTIFTLFMSIHPSCHHGDPLSLSLSLSLSLSLSLSLSLSLSLSLSLSVPALALATAMPLLEETTREHPPTLPVVIIGNGPSGICLSYLLSGYKPYLDPSAVHPNPVLYRKLQETRHLPITEQDLEYLSEGLEGRSGNPVAVLFDTLLHPNADFGYEFPPVLQWRRDKQQHLPHLVLGRATPGGAWHVMEGSMLTISLGIWMELPGINYRDLTNNGKCRGVTNNRATPEEISSYYRNYVKLMGLKQNFVDNTYVTSVQKLFRGPEGEGLENGHGGLGEEGKGVYEGGKGVYEGRESEGVDEGGGGGLWEVRGYQRVQGDTHIPFCLFSENVVLATGASDSPAQLCVEGEELPFVFHSISALGLAVSRKKLGPNSDPVLIVGAGLSAADAVLCACNNNISVLHAFRKHVDDPGLIFKQLPKTLYPEYHKVYHMMHSQTHATPNMAATSTTNGLPSMAASVCSKMCSKPQHTTTNMASNGGPVLFPDYTSFPEHCVESFQPDMKCVLQGSNSLKAFKISMALVLIGTHPNLFFLKGQGQYLGLDPTKPISCKQNPVDVHPYTFECTKDPGLFAMGPLVGDNFVRFLKGGALGIASCLLKRLKKKGKLIAEGGGVGGQFI, from the exons ATGAAAGACTGTCTGCAACCACCAACCATCTTCACTTTGTTTATGAGTATCCATCCATCCTGTCACCATGGtgaccccctttctctctctctctctctctctctctctctctctctctctctctctctctctctctctctctctctctctctctctctcagtgtgccGGCTCTGGCCCTGGCTACAGCCATGCCTCTTCTGGAAGAGACCACTCGAGAGCATCCCCCCACACTGCCTGTGGTCATCATAG GTAACGGGCCATCAGGTATCTGCCTGTCCTACCTGCTGAGTGGCTACAAGCCCTACCTGGACCCTTCAGCTGTTCACCCAAACCCTGTTCTGTACAGGAAGTTACAGGAGACCAGACACCTGCCCATCACTGAACAG GATCTAGAGTATCTGAGTGAAGGTCTGGAGGGGCGGTCAGGAAACCCTGTAGCAGTGCTGTTTGACACCCTGCTGCACCCCAATGCGGATTTTGGCTACGAGTTTCCTCCTGTGCTACAGTGGAGAAGAGACAAGCAGCAGCACCTCCCTCACCTGGTGCTGGGCAGGGCAACGCCTGGAGGGGCCTGGCAC gTGATGGAGGGCTCCATGCTGACCATCagtctgggcatctggatggaacTGCCAGGGATCAACTACCGAGACCTGACTAACAATGGCAAATGCAG GGGCGTGACCAACAACCGGGCCACTCCAGAGGAGATCTCGTCTTACTACCGTAACTACGTCAAGCTGATGGGCCTGAAGCAGAACTTTGTTGACAACACCTACGTGACCTCTGTGCAGAAACTTTTCCGTGGACCTGAGGGCGAGGGTCTAGAGAATGGTCATGGAGGGTTGGGGGAAGAGGGAAAGGGTGTGTACGAGGGGGGAAAGGGGGTGTAcgaggggagggagagtgagggtgtagatgaagggggaggTGGGGGCCTGTGGGAGGTGAGGGGGTACCAGCGGGTGCAGGGCGACACCCACATTCCCTTCTGCCTGTTTTCAGAGAATGTAGTTCTGGCCACGGGCGCGTCTGATTCGCCAGCTCAGCTctgtgtggagggggaggagcttCCCTTCGTGTTCCACAGCATCTCTGCCCTGGGATTGGCTGTGAGCCGGAAGAAGCTTGGGCCAAACTCTGATCCGGTGCTGATTGTGGGGGCGGGGTTAAGCGCGGCGGATGCGGTTTTGTGCGCTTGTAACAACAACATTTCCGTGCTGCATGCCTTCCGCAAACACGTAGACGACCCAGGCCTCATCTTTAAACAGCTACCGAAGACCCTCTACCCAGAATACCACAAGGTCTACCACATGATGCACTCCCAGACCCACGCAACACCAAACATGGCTGCCACCTCCACCACCAATGGCCTTCCCAGCATGGCCGCCTCAGTCTGCTCCAAGATGTGCTCCAAGccccaacacaccacaactaACATGGCCTCCAatggtggtcccgttctgttcCCTGACTACACCAGCTTCCCAGAGCACTGCGTGGAGTCCTTCCAGCCAGACATGAAGTGTGTCCTGCAGGGGAGCAACTCCCTCAAGGCCTTTAAGATCTCCATGGCCCTGGTGTTGATCGGCACCCATCCCAACCTGTTCTTCCTCAAGGGCCAGGGCCAGTACCTGGGACTGGACCCCACCAAACCCATCTCCTGCAAGCAGAACCCCGTGGATGTGCACCCCTACACCTTCGAGTGCACCAAGGACCCAGGACTGTTCGCCATGGGCCCGCTGGTGGGAGACAACTTTGTTCGCTTCCTAAAGGGCGGGGCTCTAGGCATTGCCTCTTGCCTGCTCAAGAGACTGAAGAAGAAAGGCAAGCTGATCGCAGAAGGGGGAGGAGTAGGAGGGCAGTTTATCTAG